One region of bacterium genomic DNA includes:
- a CDS encoding tetratricopeptide repeat protein, whose product MNTRQESKHDPRKLKLAEAGILFVLVLGVAIAVGVNVASRQDETATVEVAETVEPTLLEESTVVAESVEAAQVDPLATTVETEGPPAPRYDATASAAEIYRDGEAAYHVRAYDEAADIFAIYVERAPDNAWGHYMHGLSLWKAGAAEDAEIALRAALAISPDHTKSLVNLARVLLAQDRAEDALPVVEAAAVLMPGDAGVQRMTGRVLHNLGRPDEAIAAYSEALAVDADDTWALNNLGLLLIETDRCGEAVAPLSRAVILAADNAVFQNNLGMALERSGHPGQAAEAYTAALAADAAYAKAEVSLARVEAVAAAQGDAAPLDLAALAAGFAVGPAETEAVVVATEPEPEFAVAEIEQ is encoded by the coding sequence ATGAACACCCGTCAAGAGAGCAAGCACGATCCCCGCAAGCTGAAGCTGGCCGAGGCCGGCATCCTCTTCGTCCTCGTTCTCGGCGTGGCCATCGCCGTGGGCGTGAACGTCGCCTCGCGGCAGGACGAGACAGCCACGGTGGAAGTCGCCGAGACCGTTGAGCCCACCCTCCTCGAGGAATCCACCGTCGTCGCCGAGTCCGTCGAGGCGGCGCAGGTCGACCCCCTCGCGACCACCGTCGAGACCGAGGGCCCGCCCGCGCCCCGCTACGACGCGACGGCCTCCGCCGCGGAGATCTACCGCGACGGCGAGGCCGCTTACCACGTGCGCGCCTACGACGAGGCGGCCGATATCTTCGCCATCTACGTCGAGCGCGCGCCCGACAACGCCTGGGGCCACTACATGCACGGCCTCTCCCTGTGGAAGGCCGGCGCGGCCGAGGACGCCGAGATCGCCCTGCGCGCCGCCCTGGCCATCTCCCCCGACCACACCAAGAGCCTCGTGAACCTGGCGCGGGTCCTGCTCGCGCAGGACCGGGCCGAGGACGCCCTGCCCGTGGTGGAAGCGGCCGCCGTGCTGATGCCGGGCGACGCCGGCGTGCAGCGAATGACCGGCCGGGTCCTGCACAACCTCGGCCGCCCGGACGAGGCCATCGCGGCCTACAGCGAGGCCCTCGCCGTGGACGCCGACGATACCTGGGCCCTGAACAACCTCGGCCTGCTCCTGATCGAGACCGACCGTTGCGGGGAGGCCGTGGCACCCCTGTCCCGGGCCGTGATCCTCGCCGCCGACAACGCCGTCTTCCAGAACAACCTGGGCATGGCGCTGGAGCGCAGCGGTCACCCGGGCCAGGCCGCCGAAGCCTACACCGCGGCCCTGGCGGCCGACGCCGCCTACGCCAAGGCCGAGGTGAGCCTGGCGCGGGTCGAGGCTGTCGCCGCCGCGCAGGGCGACGCCGCGCCTCTGGATCTGGCTGCGCTGGCCGCCGGCTTCGCGGTCGGGCCGGCGGAGACGGAGGCCGTCGTCGTCGCCACCGAGCCGGAGCCGGAGTTCGCCGTCGCCGAGATCGAGCAGTAG